A part of Thermotoga petrophila RKU-1 genomic DNA contains:
- the rgy gene encoding reverse gyrase: MNSKYHHSCINCGGLNTDERNERGLPCEVCLPEESPSDIYGALLERKTLKEYRFYHEFWNEYEDFRSFFKKKFGKDLTGYQRLWAKRIIQGKSFTMVAPTGVGKTTFGMMTALWLAEKGRKSALIFPTVALVKQTLERLQKFSDGKVKILGFYSSMKKEEKEKFEKSFEEDDYHILVFSTQFVSKNREKLSQKRFDFVFVDDVDAVLKASRNIDTLLMMVGIPEEIIKKAFSAIKQGRIYERPKNLKPGILVVSSATAKPRGIRPLLFRDLLNFTVGRLVSVARNITHVRISTRSKEKLIELLEIFRDGILIFTQTEEEGKELYEYLKRFKFNVGETWSEFEKNFEDFKVGKLNILIGVQAYYGKLTRGVDLPERIKYVIFWGTPSMRFSLEFDRAPRFVLARVLKEMGLIKAQENPDVEELRKIAKEHLTQKEFVEKVKEMFRGVVVKDEDLEMTIPDVYTYIQASGRSSRILNGVLVKGVSVIFEEDEEIFESLKTRLLLIAEEEIIEESETNWKELVHEVEESRKRIEGELTDTSKSLLIIVESPTKAETLSRFLGRASSRKERNIIVHEAVTGEGVVLFTATRGHVYDLVTRGGIHGVEEEDGKFVPVYNSLKRCRDCGYQFTEDRDECPVCSSKNIDDKTETLRALREISLEADEILVATDPDVEGEKISWDVTQYLLPATRSLRRIEMHEITRYGFKKARENVRFVDFNLVKAQIVRRVQDRWIGFELSGKLQKRFGRSNLSAGRVQSTVLGWIVEREEEYKKSEKDFTLLVLENGVNLEVEGKIADDVVTVVELQEVEEERNPLPPYTTSSALSEISQKLRLGVQEVMDILQDLFEKGFITYHRTDSTRISLEGQNVARTYLKKIGKEDIFMGRSWSTEGAHEAIRPVKPIDARELEEMVEEGLIADLTKKHLRVYELIFNRFLASQSAAVKVKKQIATVELNGKRLGIEQIIEVLKNGWNLFVPLTVSPRFEHRNYKIKEKKFYKKHTVPLFTQASIVEEMKKRGIGRPSTYAKIVEVLFRRGYVYEDKYKRVRPTRLGVKVYSYLKERYEKYVTEETTRRLEEIMDKVERGEEDYQATLRLLYEEIKSLMEEG; the protein is encoded by the coding sequence GTGAATTCCAAATACCATCATTCCTGTATCAACTGTGGGGGATTGAACACCGATGAAAGAAACGAAAGGGGACTTCCTTGTGAGGTTTGCCTTCCCGAGGAGTCCCCTTCTGACATTTATGGGGCCCTTCTTGAAAGAAAGACTCTGAAGGAGTATCGTTTCTACCACGAATTCTGGAACGAGTATGAAGATTTCAGGAGTTTCTTCAAGAAAAAATTCGGGAAGGATTTGACGGGTTATCAGAGGTTGTGGGCAAAGAGGATCATTCAGGGAAAGAGTTTCACAATGGTCGCACCAACCGGTGTAGGAAAGACGACTTTTGGGATGATGACAGCCCTGTGGTTGGCAGAGAAAGGAAGAAAATCTGCCCTCATTTTCCCAACCGTTGCCTTGGTGAAACAAACTCTCGAAAGACTTCAAAAGTTTTCCGATGGAAAAGTGAAAATCCTCGGTTTTTATTCCTCGATGAAAAAAGAAGAAAAGGAAAAGTTCGAGAAAAGCTTTGAGGAAGACGATTACCACATTCTGGTTTTCTCCACTCAGTTCGTTTCGAAAAACAGAGAAAAACTCTCCCAAAAAAGATTTGATTTTGTTTTCGTGGACGATGTGGATGCTGTTCTCAAGGCCTCCCGGAACATAGACACGTTGCTCATGATGGTTGGAATACCGGAAGAGATCATAAAAAAGGCTTTCTCGGCTATAAAGCAGGGAAGGATTTACGAAAGGCCAAAAAACCTGAAGCCAGGTATTCTTGTGGTTTCTTCTGCCACCGCCAAACCGCGTGGTATAAGGCCCCTTCTCTTCAGAGATCTCCTCAATTTCACCGTCGGAAGGCTGGTTTCGGTAGCAAGAAACATCACCCATGTCAGGATCTCCACCAGATCGAAAGAGAAATTGATAGAGCTGCTGGAGATTTTCAGAGATGGAATATTGATCTTCACACAAACTGAAGAAGAGGGTAAAGAGCTTTATGAGTACTTGAAAAGATTCAAATTCAATGTTGGGGAAACATGGTCTGAATTTGAGAAGAATTTCGAAGATTTCAAAGTTGGAAAACTCAACATTCTGATAGGTGTTCAGGCGTACTACGGAAAACTCACAAGAGGTGTCGATCTTCCCGAAAGAATAAAATACGTGATCTTCTGGGGAACTCCTTCCATGAGATTTTCACTGGAATTTGACAGAGCACCGAGGTTTGTTCTTGCCAGGGTTTTAAAGGAAATGGGTTTGATAAAAGCTCAGGAGAACCCAGATGTCGAGGAGCTCAGAAAGATAGCGAAAGAGCATTTAACTCAAAAAGAATTCGTTGAGAAAGTGAAAGAAATGTTCAGAGGAGTGGTTGTTAAAGATGAAGACCTGGAGATGACCATCCCAGATGTTTACACATACATACAGGCGTCTGGGAGATCCTCCCGAATACTGAACGGTGTACTGGTCAAGGGTGTTTCTGTGATCTTCGAAGAAGACGAAGAAATTTTCGAATCGCTGAAAACAAGGCTCCTTCTCATCGCAGAAGAAGAAATAATAGAGGAGTCCGAAACGAACTGGAAAGAACTGGTTCACGAGGTAGAGGAAAGCAGAAAAAGAATTGAAGGGGAACTGACCGACACATCAAAATCTCTCCTGATCATTGTGGAGTCTCCGACCAAAGCCGAGACGCTCTCCAGGTTCCTTGGAAGAGCTTCTTCTCGGAAAGAGAGAAACATAATTGTCCATGAAGCGGTGACAGGCGAGGGAGTGGTACTCTTCACCGCGACGAGGGGACACGTCTACGATCTTGTTACAAGGGGAGGAATCCACGGAGTAGAAGAAGAAGATGGAAAATTCGTTCCCGTGTACAACTCTCTGAAAAGATGCAGGGATTGTGGATATCAGTTCACGGAGGATAGGGATGAGTGTCCTGTATGTTCTTCGAAAAACATAGATGATAAGACAGAAACGCTCAGAGCCCTAAGAGAGATTTCTCTGGAGGCAGACGAAATCCTTGTGGCAACAGACCCGGATGTTGAAGGAGAGAAGATATCCTGGGATGTGACTCAGTATCTTCTTCCGGCCACCAGATCTTTGAGGAGAATAGAAATGCACGAAATCACAAGATACGGTTTCAAAAAAGCGAGGGAAAACGTCCGGTTCGTTGATTTCAATCTGGTGAAGGCACAGATCGTGAGGAGAGTGCAGGACAGGTGGATAGGGTTTGAACTCAGTGGAAAACTGCAGAAAAGATTTGGAAGATCGAATCTCTCGGCAGGCCGGGTGCAATCCACCGTTCTGGGATGGATAGTAGAGAGAGAAGAAGAATACAAAAAGAGCGAAAAGGATTTCACTCTCCTTGTTCTGGAAAACGGTGTGAATCTGGAAGTCGAAGGGAAAATCGCAGATGACGTGGTAACCGTTGTAGAACTACAGGAAGTCGAAGAAGAAAGAAATCCGCTACCACCCTACACAACGTCTTCGGCACTATCAGAGATTTCACAAAAATTGCGGCTCGGTGTTCAAGAAGTGATGGACATCCTTCAAGATCTTTTTGAAAAAGGTTTCATCACCTATCACAGAACGGATTCAACAAGGATTTCTCTTGAAGGTCAGAACGTCGCGCGAACCTACCTCAAGAAGATAGGAAAAGAGGATATATTCATGGGAAGAAGCTGGTCAACAGAAGGTGCTCATGAGGCGATAAGGCCCGTGAAGCCTATAGATGCCAGGGAACTCGAGGAGATGGTCGAGGAAGGTTTGATAGCCGATCTCACCAAGAAACATTTGAGAGTTTATGAACTCATCTTCAACCGCTTTCTTGCCAGTCAATCCGCGGCTGTGAAGGTGAAGAAACAGATCGCAACGGTCGAATTGAATGGCAAACGGTTAGGAATAGAACAGATAATCGAGGTTTTGAAAAACGGCTGGAATCTCTTCGTGCCGTTAACAGTTTCTCCAAGATTTGAACACAGAAACTACAAGATAAAAGAAAAAAAGTTTTACAAAAAACACACCGTTCCTCTCTTTACTCAGGCTTCTATTGTGGAAGAAATGAAGAAAAGAGGTATTGGAAGACCTTCTACTTATGCAAAAATAGTAGAGGTGCTTTTCAGAAGAGGCTATGTGTACGAAGACAAATACAAAAGAGTTCGACCAACCAGACTTGGTGTAAAGGTTTATTCCTATCTGAAAGAGCGTTATGAGAAATACGTCACAGAAGAGACCACACGAAGATTAGAGGAGATCATGGATAAGGTGGAAAGGGGAGAGGAAGATTATCAAGCAACTCTGAGGCTTTTATATGAAGAAATAAAATCTCTCATGGAGGAGGGGTAA
- a CDS encoding YitT family protein, with protein MIEKIKEYVLSTLGTLITAVGLVVFLIPNDIAAGGVSGLSMILHSFVPIPVGVWMYILNGLLFLIAFLTIGFDFSAKTIYCTFVFNFFVDFFDRIIPLPKYNGDDLFLAVFFGTILTASGLAITFSQNASTGGTDILARILNKYFWISMGTGLLMVDVAIAVLAGLVFSARTGMYALLGVILNGIMVDFMMRGIEQSSEVIIISEKCDDIKDFVLNVLQRGATYIPAKGAYTGKERKILLVVVRRRELNELIRFIKKADPKAFVIIKEVRQALGEGFKELEEL; from the coding sequence TTGATAGAAAAAATCAAAGAGTACGTGCTGAGTACTCTTGGAACGTTGATCACTGCCGTTGGACTCGTTGTTTTCCTCATACCGAACGATATAGCAGCCGGTGGGGTGAGCGGTCTTTCGATGATACTTCACAGTTTCGTACCGATCCCCGTTGGTGTGTGGATGTACATACTCAACGGTTTGCTCTTTTTGATAGCTTTCTTGACGATAGGATTCGATTTCAGTGCGAAGACCATTTATTGCACTTTTGTTTTTAACTTCTTCGTGGATTTTTTCGACCGCATCATTCCCCTTCCAAAGTACAACGGTGACGATCTGTTTCTTGCCGTGTTTTTTGGGACCATCCTCACAGCTTCCGGCCTTGCCATAACTTTCTCTCAGAACGCTTCCACGGGAGGAACGGATATTCTGGCCAGAATTCTGAACAAGTACTTCTGGATATCGATGGGAACGGGGTTGCTCATGGTGGATGTTGCGATAGCGGTACTTGCAGGACTTGTTTTCAGTGCCAGAACAGGCATGTACGCACTTCTTGGAGTTATTTTGAACGGTATAATGGTGGATTTCATGATGAGAGGTATTGAGCAGTCGAGTGAGGTGATCATTATCTCTGAAAAATGCGACGATATAAAAGACTTTGTGCTGAACGTTCTTCAAAGAGGGGCTACTTACATTCCCGCAAAGGGAGCTTACACCGGCAAAGAAAGGAAGATACTTCTGGTGGTGGTGAGGAGAAGGGAATTGAACGAACTGATCAGGTTCATAAAGAAGGCTGATCCAAAAGCCTTCGTCATAATCAAGGAAGTGAGGCAGGCCCTTGGAGAAGGGTTCAAAGAACTGGAGGAGTTGTGA
- a CDS encoding adenosylhomocysteinase gives MKTGEMKINWVSRYMPLLNKIAEEYSSEKPLSGFTVGMSIHLEAKTAYLAITLSKLGAKVVVTGSNPLSTQDDVAEALRSKGITVYARRTHDENVYRENLMRVLDERPDFIIDDGGDLTVISHTEREDVLENLKGVSEETTTGVRRLKALEETGKLKVPVIAVNDSKMKYLFDNRYGTGQSTWDAIMRNTNLLVAGKNVVVAGYGWCGRGIALRAAGLGAKVIVTEVDPVKAVEAIMDGFTVMPMREAVKIADFVVTATGNTDVLSKEDILSLKDGAVLANAGHFNVEIPVRVLEEIAIEKFEARPNVTGYTLENGKTVFLLAEGRLVNLAAGDGHPVEIMDLSFALQILAVLYLLENHGKMSPKVYTLPDEIDERVARMKLDSLGIKIDELTEKQRRYLRSWQ, from the coding sequence ATGAAAACTGGCGAAATGAAGATAAACTGGGTTTCAAGATACATGCCTCTTTTGAACAAAATCGCTGAGGAGTATTCAAGTGAAAAACCGCTGTCTGGTTTCACCGTTGGAATGAGCATACACCTTGAAGCAAAAACGGCTTATCTTGCGATTACTCTGTCGAAGCTTGGAGCGAAAGTGGTGGTTACAGGAAGCAACCCACTTTCAACACAGGATGATGTAGCGGAAGCGCTCAGATCGAAAGGAATAACCGTTTATGCGAGAAGAACACACGACGAGAACGTCTACCGTGAAAATCTCATGAGGGTTCTGGATGAAAGACCGGATTTCATAATAGACGATGGAGGGGATCTCACGGTTATTTCTCACACCGAAAGAGAGGACGTTCTCGAAAATCTCAAAGGAGTTTCTGAAGAAACCACGACAGGCGTGAGACGTTTAAAGGCATTGGAAGAAACAGGAAAACTGAAAGTGCCTGTTATCGCTGTGAATGATTCCAAGATGAAGTACCTTTTCGACAACAGATACGGAACGGGTCAGTCCACATGGGATGCCATCATGAGAAATACGAACCTTCTCGTTGCTGGAAAGAACGTTGTGGTGGCGGGATACGGATGGTGCGGAAGGGGGATCGCTCTCCGTGCGGCAGGACTTGGGGCCAAGGTGATCGTGACAGAGGTCGATCCTGTAAAGGCTGTCGAAGCAATCATGGATGGATTCACAGTTATGCCTATGAGGGAAGCCGTTAAGATTGCTGATTTCGTGGTGACAGCCACAGGAAACACCGACGTCCTCTCAAAGGAAGATATTCTTTCACTCAAAGACGGGGCAGTTCTGGCAAACGCGGGGCATTTCAATGTGGAGATCCCGGTGAGAGTGCTGGAGGAAATTGCGATTGAGAAGTTCGAAGCGCGACCGAACGTAACAGGGTACACTCTGGAGAACGGTAAAACGGTCTTTCTGCTCGCGGAGGGAAGGCTGGTCAACCTGGCAGCGGGGGATGGCCACCCAGTAGAAATAATGGATCTGTCCTTTGCGCTTCAGATCCTCGCCGTGCTTTATCTTCTCGAAAATCATGGAAAAATGTCACCGAAGGTGTACACGCTCCCAGATGAAATAGACGAAAGAGTGGCCAGGATGAAACTGGATTCTCTAGGAATAAAGATAGATGAGCTGACAGAGAAACAGAGGAGGTATCTGAGAAGTTGGCAGTGA
- a CDS encoding damage-control phosphatase ARMT1 family protein, which yields MRYLRADERCLICSLRQAENLLKKTITSPEKRWVIFREVFRIMSEMKWGMKPLEVNGEVHRFIMEYIKERDPFKEEKRRSNDMAMKLVEMFRPEILNSPDPVYSAAKLAVSGNLIDLGIPGWSVDEVFEKLHEAYERPFDREDFEDFRNAIMSASTLFYVADNAGEIVFDKFFIEVLKMENPSLEVVVAVRGKPIINDATIEDAKYIGLEEIATVISSGVDEPGVMLDKASEEFRKAFFEFDVVISKGQGNFEGLYEEEKKNLFFLLTAKCDFVAEVLNVPLGGKVFISSSSL from the coding sequence ATGAGGTATCTGAGAGCTGACGAAAGATGTTTGATCTGCAGTCTCAGACAGGCGGAGAATCTTCTGAAAAAAACCATCACTTCTCCCGAAAAGAGATGGGTGATCTTCAGAGAAGTTTTCAGGATTATGAGTGAGATGAAGTGGGGTATGAAGCCTCTCGAAGTGAACGGAGAGGTTCACAGGTTCATAATGGAGTACATAAAGGAAAGGGATCCATTCAAAGAGGAGAAAAGAAGATCAAACGATATGGCCATGAAACTCGTCGAAATGTTCAGACCAGAAATTTTGAACTCCCCCGATCCTGTGTATTCCGCCGCAAAACTCGCCGTTTCGGGAAACCTGATAGATCTCGGGATCCCGGGATGGAGTGTTGATGAAGTTTTTGAAAAACTACACGAGGCTTACGAAAGACCGTTCGACAGAGAAGACTTCGAGGATTTCAGGAACGCGATAATGAGCGCTTCAACACTGTTCTATGTGGCTGACAACGCAGGGGAAATCGTGTTTGACAAATTCTTCATAGAAGTTCTGAAGATGGAAAATCCATCGTTGGAGGTAGTTGTGGCGGTTCGTGGCAAACCCATTATCAACGATGCAACCATTGAGGATGCGAAATACATCGGTTTGGAAGAAATCGCAACTGTTATTAGCTCCGGGGTGGATGAGCCTGGTGTCATGCTTGACAAAGCGAGTGAAGAGTTCAGAAAGGCGTTTTTCGAGTTCGATGTCGTGATCTCCAAAGGGCAGGGAAACTTCGAAGGTCTCTACGAAGAGGAGAAAAAGAATCTCTTCTTCCTCCTGACGGCAAAGTGTGATTTCGTTGCCGAAGTACTGAACGTTCCTCTGGGTGGTAAGGTCTTCATCTCTTCTTCCTCCCTCTGA
- the priA gene encoding replication restart helicase PriA, whose translation MYYKVAVSGSGKVLNVFSSEELLTGERVWLKWRNEKVKGYVLERSFSHENEATLSERDGKSFLSEGHVKIAEWVSERFFSPVGMVFDLFFPQGIDDYKEEVVVSESPFLDFDRMTLRDFLETFGEKALKEMVKKGLVRVEKNFYVKEPRPRVKKRLFLKKGISEIVREHLTVKQRMVVEYLQFNDGVPLEELLEDLEVSKSVIETLQRKNIVEIVSGDVLPKKRRILRGDFKGNISKENLFFGPTGSGKTEALFELIDVYSRKGTVLFLVPEVSVLTHTLSRLKGAFPDLKIGIYHSYLSRARKNLEWYRAVSGKIDVLLGTRSAVFVPVKNLSLLIVDEEHDESFYQHTRPSYDAIVVARKISEVFDVPIILSSATPDLWTYREAKEGRIRTFNFTRRFGSLSVEVVDMRNEEKIGSFAKKTLDRIEETLEEGKRVLIYVRRKGFWGRVQCEVCGYVLKCENCDVSLVYHSDTHSLKCHQCGREYGLVESCPRCGGRLVGRTAGTERVERELKRYFPTRRIARVDREVVDNIMELESYIDKLIRGEIDILVGTRLITKSLSVPEIGLVCIMDVDSLIFNPDYSSSLRTFQLVVQALGRASRGDQGKAIIQTYNPEDTIIRKALEEDVNGFYAEELERRKALGYPPYRHLIQVAVKSKNPEVGKNSLTSLKEFLKGEEVLGPVEHWVFKLRGFYRHHLIVKTEDLERVLPKLEKALRILGIDAIVRVDPPTLEVSD comes from the coding sequence ATGTACTACAAGGTGGCTGTCTCCGGTTCGGGAAAAGTGCTTAATGTTTTCTCTTCAGAAGAGCTTTTGACTGGTGAAAGAGTGTGGTTGAAGTGGCGAAATGAAAAAGTCAAGGGCTACGTACTGGAACGATCATTTTCACACGAAAACGAAGCAACGCTCAGTGAAAGGGACGGTAAAAGTTTTCTAAGCGAAGGACATGTGAAAATAGCAGAATGGGTGTCTGAAAGGTTTTTCTCACCTGTAGGAATGGTTTTCGATCTGTTTTTCCCACAGGGTATCGACGATTACAAGGAGGAAGTGGTTGTTTCGGAGAGTCCGTTTCTGGATTTCGACAGGATGACTCTGCGCGATTTTCTTGAAACTTTCGGGGAAAAAGCTCTGAAAGAAATGGTGAAAAAAGGCCTGGTGAGGGTGGAGAAAAATTTCTATGTGAAAGAGCCAAGACCTCGTGTGAAAAAACGATTGTTTCTGAAAAAGGGAATAAGTGAAATCGTTCGAGAACATCTAACTGTGAAGCAGAGAATGGTGGTGGAATACCTTCAATTCAACGATGGGGTCCCTCTTGAGGAGCTGCTGGAGGATCTGGAGGTTTCAAAGAGTGTGATTGAAACTCTTCAAAGGAAGAATATAGTAGAAATAGTGAGTGGTGACGTTCTTCCAAAAAAGAGAAGGATCCTTCGCGGTGATTTCAAAGGAAATATCTCGAAGGAAAATCTTTTTTTTGGTCCTACTGGAAGTGGAAAAACCGAGGCTTTGTTCGAGTTGATCGATGTGTATTCGAGGAAAGGAACTGTGCTTTTCCTCGTACCGGAAGTTTCTGTTCTCACCCACACGCTTTCACGTCTGAAGGGAGCCTTCCCGGACTTGAAAATAGGGATTTATCACAGCTACCTTTCCAGAGCGAGGAAAAATCTGGAATGGTACAGGGCGGTTAGCGGAAAAATCGATGTGCTTTTGGGAACACGCAGTGCTGTTTTTGTTCCAGTTAAGAATCTTTCCCTCTTGATAGTCGACGAAGAACACGATGAGAGTTTTTATCAACACACTCGACCTTCTTACGATGCCATCGTGGTTGCAAGGAAAATCTCTGAAGTTTTCGATGTTCCCATAATTCTGTCTTCTGCAACACCGGATTTGTGGACCTACAGAGAGGCAAAAGAGGGTCGCATCAGGACGTTCAATTTTACGAGAAGGTTCGGGAGTTTGTCTGTGGAAGTTGTCGATATGCGAAATGAAGAGAAGATAGGAAGTTTTGCGAAAAAGACCCTTGACAGAATAGAGGAGACCCTCGAGGAAGGCAAGAGAGTTCTCATCTACGTAAGGAGAAAAGGTTTCTGGGGTCGTGTCCAGTGTGAAGTGTGTGGGTACGTGCTCAAATGTGAGAATTGTGATGTGTCTCTGGTGTACCATTCAGATACGCATTCCTTGAAATGTCATCAATGTGGGCGTGAGTACGGATTGGTTGAATCCTGTCCTCGCTGTGGAGGGCGTCTCGTCGGAAGAACAGCGGGAACAGAAAGAGTGGAAAGGGAACTGAAAAGGTACTTTCCGACTCGCAGGATAGCGAGAGTCGATAGAGAGGTTGTCGATAACATCATGGAGCTGGAAAGTTACATAGACAAATTGATCAGAGGCGAGATAGATATACTCGTTGGAACCAGGTTGATCACAAAGAGTCTCAGTGTACCCGAAATAGGTCTCGTATGTATCATGGATGTGGATTCTTTGATCTTCAACCCTGATTATTCGTCTTCGCTTCGTACGTTTCAGTTGGTCGTTCAGGCACTTGGGAGAGCATCAAGAGGAGATCAGGGGAAGGCGATTATCCAGACTTACAACCCGGAGGACACGATCATCAGAAAAGCTCTGGAAGAAGATGTGAACGGTTTTTATGCCGAGGAACTCGAAAGAAGAAAAGCCCTTGGTTATCCTCCATATCGTCACCTCATTCAGGTTGCTGTGAAGTCCAAGAATCCGGAAGTTGGAAAGAATTCTCTGACTTCTCTAAAAGAATTTCTGAAAGGCGAGGAGGTTCTTGGACCCGTTGAGCACTGGGTTTTCAAACTGAGAGGATTCTACAGGCACCATCTCATTGTGAAAACAGAAGACTTGGAGAGAGTACTTCCAAAACTGGAAAAAGCGTTGAGAATACTGGGAATCGATGCGATTGTTCGGGTCGATCCACCCACGCTCGAGGTATCAGATTAA
- a CDS encoding acyl carrier protein: MERKELIAKFVEIASEKMGKDLETVDEESTFEELGFDSIDVIDLVMFFEDEFALRIEDEEISKIRKVKDLIDIVIRKLEEIDDEVSES; encoded by the coding sequence GTGGAGAGGAAAGAGCTCATTGCGAAATTTGTCGAAATCGCGTCAGAAAAGATGGGAAAAGATCTTGAAACGGTCGATGAGGAAAGCACTTTCGAAGAGCTTGGATTCGATTCGATAGATGTGATAGATCTTGTGATGTTCTTCGAGGATGAATTTGCCCTGAGAATAGAAGATGAGGAAATATCGAAAATCCGAAAGGTTAAGGATCTGATCGATATCGTTATCAGGAAGCTGGAGGAGATCGACGATGAGGTATCTGAGAGCTGA
- a CDS encoding sodium-translocating pyrophosphatase — protein MWLLFLIPLVALGFAAANFAAVVRKPEGTERMKEISSYIRSGADSFLAHETKAIFKVAIVIAILLMIFTTWQTGVAFLLGAVMSASAGIVGMKMATRANVRVAEAARTIKKIGPALKVAYQGGSVMGLSVGGFALLGLVLVYLIFGKWMGQLDNLNIYTNWLGINFVPFAMTVSGYALGCSIIAMFDRVGGGVYTKAADMAADLVGKTELNLPEDDPRNPATIADNVGDNVGDVAGLGADLLESFVGAIVSSIILASYMFPIYVQKIGENLVHQVPKETIQALISYPIFFALAGLGCSMLGILYVIVKKPSDNPQRELNISLWTSALLTVVLTAFLTYFYLKDLQGLDVVGFRFGAISPWFSAIIGIFSGIIIGFWAEYYTSYHYKPTQFLSKSSIEGTGMVISNGLSLGMKSVFLPTLTLVLGILFADYFAGLYGVAIAALGMLSFVATSVSVDSYGPIADNAGGISEMCELDPEVRKITDHLDAVGNTTAAIGKGFAIGSAIFAALSLFASYMFSQISPSDIGKPPSLVLLLNMLDARVIAGALLGAAITYYFSGYLISAVTKAAMKMVDEIRRQAREIPGLLEGKAKPDYNRCIEITSDNALKQMGYPAFIAILTPLVTGFLLGAEFVGGVLIGTVLSGAMLAILTANSGGAWDNAKKYLEAGNLEGYGKGSEPHKALVIGDTVGDPLKDTVGPSLDILMKIMSVVSVIAVSIFKHVHLF, from the coding sequence ATGTGGCTGCTCTTTTTAATTCCGCTTGTTGCACTCGGTTTTGCTGCCGCAAACTTCGCAGCCGTCGTCAGAAAACCAGAGGGGACCGAGCGGATGAAAGAGATTTCCTCTTACATCAGAAGTGGAGCAGATTCCTTCCTTGCACACGAAACAAAAGCCATTTTTAAAGTTGCCATCGTCATAGCGATACTCCTCATGATCTTCACAACCTGGCAGACGGGTGTGGCGTTTCTCCTGGGAGCCGTTATGAGTGCATCTGCTGGTATTGTGGGAATGAAGATGGCCACCAGGGCAAACGTCAGGGTGGCGGAGGCTGCCAGAACCATAAAGAAGATAGGCCCCGCTCTGAAAGTGGCGTATCAAGGTGGAAGCGTTATGGGTCTTTCCGTTGGTGGATTCGCTCTGCTTGGACTCGTTCTGGTGTATCTGATCTTTGGGAAGTGGATGGGACAACTGGACAATCTTAATATATACACGAACTGGCTTGGAATAAACTTCGTTCCTTTCGCGATGACCGTTTCTGGATACGCCCTTGGATGTTCAATCATTGCCATGTTCGATAGGGTCGGTGGAGGAGTTTACACGAAGGCCGCTGATATGGCAGCCGACCTCGTTGGAAAAACCGAATTGAACCTCCCGGAAGACGATCCCAGGAATCCGGCAACGATCGCAGACAATGTGGGAGACAACGTGGGAGACGTTGCGGGGCTCGGAGCGGACCTTTTGGAGAGCTTTGTTGGAGCGATAGTTTCTTCCATAATCCTCGCTTCTTACATGTTCCCGATCTACGTTCAGAAGATAGGTGAGAATCTGGTACATCAGGTACCAAAGGAGACGATACAGGCGCTCATAAGCTATCCTATCTTCTTTGCTCTTGCCGGTCTCGGCTGTTCGATGCTTGGAATACTGTACGTGATCGTAAAGAAGCCATCTGATAATCCTCAAAGAGAACTCAACATCAGCCTCTGGACATCTGCGCTGCTCACAGTTGTCCTCACAGCCTTTCTGACGTATTTCTATCTGAAAGATCTTCAGGGACTCGATGTAGTTGGATTCCGATTTGGAGCCATCTCACCTTGGTTCTCAGCGATCATAGGTATCTTCTCGGGAATCATCATAGGATTCTGGGCCGAGTATTACACGAGTTACCACTACAAACCGACCCAGTTTCTGAGCAAATCTTCTATCGAAGGGACCGGAATGGTCATTTCGAACGGACTTTCACTTGGTATGAAGAGCGTGTTTCTCCCCACTCTAACACTTGTTCTTGGTATCCTCTTTGCTGATTATTTTGCGGGTCTCTACGGTGTGGCAATTGCCGCGCTTGGAATGCTTTCGTTCGTTGCAACATCCGTCTCTGTTGACAGCTACGGTCCCATTGCGGACAACGCGGGTGGAATAAGCGAAATGTGTGAACTGGATCCCGAGGTCAGAAAGATCACGGATCACCTCGACGCGGTCGGTAACACCACCGCAGCCATAGGAAAGGGATTCGCTATAGGATCCGCTATATTTGCAGCGCTTTCACTCTTTGCGTCTTACATGTTCTCCCAGATCAGTCCTTCTGATATTGGGAAGCCTCCTTCACTCGTGCTTCTTCTGAACATGCTCGATGCGAGGGTCATAGCAGGCGCCCTCCTTGGTGCAGCCATCACATATTACTTCAGTGGATATCTTATTTCGGCAGTTACCAAGGCAGCTATGAAGATGGTGGATGAGATCAGAAGACAGGCTCGAGAAATCCCAGGACTGCTGGAAGGTAAGGCCAAGCCTGACTACAACAGGTGTATTGAGATCACCAGCGACAACGCTCTGAAGCAGATGGGTTACCCTGCGTTCATAGCGATTCTCACACCACTTGTAACAGGTTTCCTCCTCGGGGCAGAGTTCGTTGGAGGAGTGTTGATAGGAACGGTTCTCAGTGGTGCAATGCTCGCAATTCTGACGGCCAATTCTGGAGGAGCCTGGGACAACGCGAAGAAGTACTTGGAAGCGGGTAATCTGGAAGGGTACGGAAAAGGTTCTGAGCCACACAAGGCACTGGTCATAGGAGACACGGTTGGAGATCCTCTCAAGGACACCGTTGGACCTTCCCTTGACATTCTCATGAAGATCATGTCGGTAGTTTCGGTGATAGCAGTTTCCATATTCAAACACGTTCACCTGTTCTGA